GGATACGACCTCCAGTCGGTGATTGCGGCCGATAGCGAACTTACCCATCATGTGCATAACCGCTTAAAGGAACAGGGACTGGATCCCCGTTTAACCGTTCATTGGTCTACCGATGCCCCCTACCAAGAGACCAGGGCTAAGGTCAATGAGTACCGAAAAATGGGGGCGACTTGCGTGGAGATGGAGGGGGCCGGACTTTTCGCCGTGGCTAGGGCATATGCCATCCCGGCGGCGGCGGTATTTGTGATCTCCGACGAGCTCAAGGAAACTGGGTGGGTCCAGGGCTGGGGGGATCCAAAATTCAAACAGACCATGTCAAACCTGACCGGGGCCATGGTCCGTCTATCCCGCGATCTGTGAGGGAAGAATGAAAAAGCTGGAAGCAGTGGGGGATATTTTAAGCCGGGTCCTGAAATCCCTGGAGATCGACCAGAGGATGGATGAGACCAGGGCCCTGACAGTCTGGCCGGAGGCGGCGGGCTCCAAGATTGCGGCCAACACCCGGGCGGTTTCGGTGATCCGTGGCAGGCTGCTGGTGGAGGCCAAGAGCCCGGCCTGGGTGCAGGAATGCACCCTGCTGAGGGTCAGGCTCAAGGGAAAAATCAATAAAATTATCGGGGCCGATGCCGTCAAGGATATCACTTTCAAGGTGGGGCCATTCTAAGAGAACGAAAAATAATATAATTCGGATATCATTAAGGAGAACTATGACAGCCAGGGAAAGCTATTCCAGCGAAAAAATAACGGTACTAAAAGGCCTGGAGGCGGTGCGCCGCAGGCCGGCCATGTATATCGGAGACACCGGCAGCCGGGGGCTTCACCATCTGGTCTACGAGGTGGTGGACAATTCGGTGGACGAGGCCCTGGCCGGATTCTGCACCCATATCCAGGTCTTCATTCGCAAGGAGGGTTCCATAACCGTGATCGACGACGGCCGGGGCTTTCCGGTGGACATCCATCCCACCGAGAAAAAGCCCGGAGTGGAGGTGGCCCTGACGGTGTTGCATGCCGGGGGCAAGTTCGACAATAAATCATACGCTATTTCCGGCGGCCTACACGGGGTGGGGGTGTCGGTGGTCAATGCCCTGTCGGAGTGGCTGGAGGTGGAGATTCAGCGCGACGGCAAGGTGCACCATCAGAGATATGAACGAGGGCACACCAAGACCGAACTCAAGGTGATCGGGAAAGCATCCAAGACAGGCTCTACCGTAAATTTTTTGCCAGACAAAGAGATATTCCAGGCCACCGCCTTCGTTTTCGACACCCTGGCCGGACGCCTGAGGGAGCTGGCCTTCCTCAATCGTGGACTCTCGATAGATCTTATGGATGAGAGAAGCGGCAAGTCCCACAATTTCAAATACGACGGGGGTATCGTCTCCTTCGTCAAATTCCTGGACGAGAACAAGACCCCGCTGCACAAGCCCATCTATGTGGCCAAGGAGGGCGACGGGGTGCAGGTGGAGGTGGCTCTGCAGTACAACGATTCCTATGACGACAACATCTTTTCCTTCTGCAACAACATTAACACCATTGAGGGCGGCACCCACCTGATAGGCTTCAAATCGGCCCTGACCAGGATCATCAACGACTACATCAAGAAGAACAACCTGTTTAAAAAAGATGACTTAGCCCTGTCCGGGGATGATGTCCGCGAAGGATTGACGGCGGTGGTTTCGGTGAAGGTCAAACAACCGCAGTTCGAGGGGCAGACCAAAACCAAGCTGGGAAATTCGGAAGTTAAGGGAATTGTGGAATCACTGGTGGGCCAGGAGCTGTCCAACTTTTTTGAAGAGAATTCCTCGGTGGCCAACAAGATCTGCGAGAAAGGCGTCCTTTCGGCCCGCTCCCG
This region of Candidatus Edwardsbacteria bacterium genomic DNA includes:
- a CDS encoding DUF721 domain-containing protein, translating into MKKLEAVGDILSRVLKSLEIDQRMDETRALTVWPEAAGSKIAANTRAVSVIRGRLLVEAKSPAWVQECTLLRVRLKGKINKIIGADAVKDITFKVGPF
- the gyrB gene encoding DNA topoisomerase (ATP-hydrolyzing) subunit B, with amino-acid sequence MTARESYSSEKITVLKGLEAVRRRPAMYIGDTGSRGLHHLVYEVVDNSVDEALAGFCTHIQVFIRKEGSITVIDDGRGFPVDIHPTEKKPGVEVALTVLHAGGKFDNKSYAISGGLHGVGVSVVNALSEWLEVEIQRDGKVHHQRYERGHTKTELKVIGKASKTGSTVNFLPDKEIFQATAFVFDTLAGRLRELAFLNRGLSIDLMDERSGKSHNFKYDGGIVSFVKFLDENKTPLHKPIYVAKEGDGVQVEVALQYNDSYDDNIFSFCNNINTIEGGTHLIGFKSALTRIINDYIKKNNLFKKDDLALSGDDVREGLTAVVSVKVKQPQFEGQTKTKLGNSEVKGIVESLVGQELSNFFEENSSVANKICEKGVLSARSRMAARKARDLVRRKNALETSGLPGKLADCSLTDPQLCELYLVEGDSAGGSAKQGRDRRFQAILPLRGKILNVEKTRLDKMLANEEIRTIITAMGTGIGQEDFDVERSRYHKLIIMTDADVDGAHIRTLLLTFFFRYMRPLIERGYIYIAQPPLYRVGKSKEEHYVYNEEELEKVVTRLGKENVNIQRYKGLGEMNPEQLWKTTMDPERRTLLKVNIDDAVEADHTFTILMGDAVEPRRLFIEQNAKYVKNLDI